The following proteins come from a genomic window of Lolium rigidum isolate FL_2022 chromosome 5, APGP_CSIRO_Lrig_0.1, whole genome shotgun sequence:
- the LOC124654961 gene encoding cyanidin 3-O-rutinoside 5-O-glucosyltransferase-like, which produces MAEAEFLPHGRGDAVRRHFLIVAFGVQSHINPCRVLARRLAQLQDEDGSSPVLATLSVPLFTHRRMFPSSGDGVLDEEEATDGVISYAPYSDGFDDGTDAKDADGRARIRRASSQSLSAVVARLAARGRPVTCIVCSLILPCVLDVAREHAIPMAVFWIQPATVLAAHYHYFHGYGELIASHAADHAYEVALPGLGRPLRIRDFPSFYVDTTGGEVAKFVIEMFREQFEFMEAQGQSANKYLVNTFDELEPAALAAVRQHLDVFAVGPVLGSSADARIHLFDHANADSKRYMDWLGAQPEKSVVYVSFGSISTYVKQQIEEIVHGLRRCGRPYLLVVRKDGRQEDVSRCLDDVIREGQGMVVEWCDQQAVLSHPSVGCFITHCGWNSTVEAMALGVPVVAAPSMFDQPTNAFLIEEEWAGGVRGERNGEGVFTGAELARCVEMVMGSDARAVEIRERVEALKGMARRAAASGGPAERSLRSFVKACTKDSMSPTMSEPILSKEEI; this is translated from the coding sequence ATGGCCGAAGCGGAATTCCTGCCGCACGGCCGTGGCGACGCCGTGCGCCGCCACTTCCTCATCGTGGCCTTCGGAGTCCAGAGCCACATCAACCCGTGTCGCGTCCTCGCGCGCAGGCTCGCGCAGCTCCAAGATGAAGACGGCTCTAGCCCCGTCCTCGCCACGCTCTCCGTCCCGTTGTTCACCCACCGCCGCATGTTCCCTTCGTCCGGCGACGGTGTgttggacgaggaggaggccacaGACGGCGTCATCTCATACGCTCCCTACTCCGACGGCTTCGACGACGGCACCGACGCCAAGGACGCCGATGGGAGGGCGCGCATCCGCCGCGCGAGCTCCCAGAGCCTCTCCGCCGTCGTCGCGCGCCTCGCAGCACGCGGCCGGCCCGTTACGTGTATCGTGTGCAGCCTTATCCTCCCCTGTGTACTGGACGTCGCGCGGGAGCACGCCATCCCCATGGCCGTGTTCTGGATCCAGCCGGCCACGGTCCTCGCCGCCCACTACCACTACTTCCACGGCTACGGCGAGCTCATCGCGTCCCACGCCGCCGACCACGCGTACGAGGTGGCCCTGCCAGGGCTGGGCCGGCCTCTCCGGATCCGCGATTTCCCGTCGTTCTACGTCGACACCACCGGCGGCGAGGTGGCCAAGTTCGTCATCGAAATGTTCCGCGAACAGTTCGAGTTCATGGAAGCACAGGGGCAAAGTGCCAATAAGTACCTCGTCAACACATTCGACGAGCTGGAGCCGGCGGCACTTGCAGCCGTGAGGCAGCACCTGGACGTGTTCGCCGTCGGGCCCGTGCTAGGGTCCTCGGCCGACGCACGGATCCACCTGTTCGACCACGCCAACGCCGACAGCAAGAGGTACATGGATTGGCTCGGGGCCCAGCCGGAGAAGTCGGTGGTGTACGTCTCGTTCGGCAGCATATCGACGTACGTCAAGCAGCAGATTGAGGAGATCGTGCACGGGCTGCGGCGGTGCGGCCGGCCGTACCTGCTCGTCGTGCGCAAGGACGGGCGGCAAGAGGACGTGAGCCGCTGCCTCGACGACGTCATTCGGGAGGGGCAGGGGATGGTGGTGGAGTGGTGTGACCAACAGGCAGTCCTGTCGCACCCGTCCGTGGGATGCTTCATCACGCACTGCGGCTGGAACTCGACGGTGGAGGCCATGGCCCTAGGCGTGCCGGTCGTCGCCGCGCCGAGCATGTTCGATCAGCCGACGAACGCCTTCTTGATAGAGGAAGAGTGGGCTGGCGGCGTCAGAGGGGAGCGCAACGGCGAGGGCGTCTTCACCGGCGCGGAGCTCGCAAGGTGCGTCGAGATGGTCATGGGCAGTGACGCGAGGGCCGTGGAGATCAGGGAAAGAGTGGAGGCTCTGAAAGGGATGGCGCGACGGGCAGCCGCTTCTGGCGGGCCTGCGGAGAGAAGCCTCCGAAGCTTCGTCAAAGCTTGCACGAAGGATTCGATGTCACCAACCATGTCGGAACCGATTTTGTCAAAGGAGGAAATTTAG
- the LOC124656323 gene encoding phospholipase A(1) DAD1, chloroplastic-like: protein MAASISGTHACYPSVALNNATGNRRRGAEKNSFAPPLPASRPSSSTLRIGEQWPELQGARDWDGLLSPLDGALRGELVRYGEFVRAAYASFDFQGRGAPTSYGSCRFPTRSLLRRSGIPETGYTVTGLLHAASSSAPSWLPSSCTCSSSYIGYVAVCVDEGEMERLGRRDVVIAYRGTATCSEWLDNFHSTLTCLPTTTTAPRSREEEEEPMVESGFWRLFTTPGEAHGSLQHQVRGEVQRIVGEYSGKGMPPLSITVTGHSLGAALAVLTAYEIAAATRDADDEAPMVTAVSFGCPRVGNAAFRRRLEASGGKVLRVANSNDLVTKVPGLWVDEYGSVKRWMASKIGWAYSDVGRELLLSGHDLPRNVVASHHLDLYLKLVAACTY, encoded by the coding sequence ATGGCTGCTTCCATCTCGGGAACGCATGCTTGCTACCCTAGCGTCGCACTTAATAACGCCACTGGCAACCGCCGCCGCGGCGCCGAAAAGAACTCCTTCGCGCCTCCTCTGCCGGCGTCCAGGCCGTCGTCGTCGACGCTGCGCATCGGCGAGCAGTGGCCGGAGCTCCAGGGCGCCCGCGACTGGGACGGCCTTCTGAGCCCGCTGGACGGCGCGCTCCGGGGCGAGCTCGTCCGGTACGGGGAGTTCGTCCGCGCCGCGTATGCAAGCTTCGACTTCCAAGGACGTGGCGCGCCGACCTCCTACGGGTCCTGCCGGTTCCCAACCCGCTCCCTGCTTCGTCGGTCTGGCATCCCGGAGACCGGCTACACGGTCACCGGCCTCCTCCACGCGGCGTCTAGCTCGGCGCCGAGCTGGCTGCCGTCGTCGTGCACGTGCAGCTCGAGCTACATCGGCTACGTGGCGGTGTGCGTTGACGAGGGCGAGATGGAACGGCTCGGGCGCCGCGACGTGGTCATCGCATACCGCGGCACGGCGACCTGCAGCGAGTGGCTGGACAACTTCCACTCCACTCTCACCTGCCTCCCGACCACCACCACGGCCCCGCGAtccagggaggaggaggaggagccgatgGTGGAGAGCGGGTTCTGGAGGCTCTTCACCACCCCCGGTGAGGCGCATGGCAGCCTGCAGCACCAGGTGCGCGGCGAGGTGCAGAGGATCGTCGGCGAGTACAGCGGCAAGGGCATGCCGCCGCTGAGCATCACCGTTACCGGCCACAGCCTCGGCGCGGCGCTGGCGGTGCTCACCGCCTACGAGATCGCGGCTGCAACGCGAGACGCGGACGATGAGGCGCCGATGGTGACGGCCGTGTCGTTCGGTTGCCCGCGCGTGGGCAACGCGGCGTTCCGGCGCAGGCTGGAGGCGAGCGGCGGCAAGGTTCTCCGCGTGGCTAACTCGAACGACCTCGTGACCAAGGTGCCTGGGCTATGGGTCGACGAGTACGGGTCGGTGAAGAGGTGGATGGCCTCGAAGATTGGGTGGGCGTACAGCGACGTCGGCCGGGAGCTGCTGCTCTCCGGCCATGATTTGCCGCGCAACGTGGTCGCGTCGCATCACCTCGACTTGTACCTCAAGCTCGTGGCTGCATGCACATATTGA